In the Methylomonas rhizoryzae genome, one interval contains:
- a CDS encoding DUF192 domain-containing protein: protein MEIDIADTLSQRAAGLMFRPVLPENRGMLFVYPEPQAIGVWMKNTLISLDVVFLNADAIIVGVLPNRQPCVTHPCPIYSSPTPANYMLELQAGSAEKHKLSVGQEILLDYQHPMPTD from the coding sequence GTGGAAATCGACATCGCCGACACCCTGAGCCAACGGGCCGCCGGCCTGATGTTTCGTCCGGTTCTTCCGGAAAACCGGGGCATGTTGTTCGTCTATCCGGAACCTCAAGCTATCGGCGTATGGATGAAGAACACGCTAATTTCGTTGGACGTGGTCTTTCTGAATGCCGATGCGATCATCGTTGGTGTGTTACCCAACCGGCAACCCTGTGTCACGCATCCCTGTCCGATTTACTCGTCGCCTACTCCTGCGAACTACATGCTGGAATTACAAGCCGGTAGCGCGGAAAAGCACAAACTCAGCGTCGGCCAAGAAATCTTGTTGGATTATCAACACCCGATGCCGACCGACTAA
- the dprA gene encoding DNA-processing protein DprA, whose protein sequence is MSALGNSQIRYWLALSRTPGLGPLTAQRLLAQFSVERIFSASSAELKQAGCPDKLVDSLQVLEWSLIEQDLLWLAQTENHVVVFDDPDYPDLLKQIADPPFVLYVKGDPRLLNRPQIAMVGSRNPSVLGAKMAQEFAGALVAAGYAITSGMALGIDAASHVAALNSGGKTLAVVGTGLDRVYPARHRQLAVEIAETGALISEFPLGSSAKAGHFPRRNRIISGMCQGLLVVEAAAQSGSLITARLALEQNREVFAIPGSIYNPLAKGCNALIRQGAKLVESVDDILEELGQYNQLPRSSGAQINHTMLDLEQQNLLNLIPYSPITVDELVRASGSSAENVSSMLLVLEMQGYIAAAAGGSYYRIQ, encoded by the coding sequence TTGTCCGCGCTCGGTAACTCGCAGATACGCTATTGGCTGGCGCTTTCCCGTACGCCGGGATTAGGTCCGCTTACCGCGCAACGCTTACTGGCTCAATTTTCTGTGGAACGAATTTTTAGCGCGTCGTCCGCCGAATTAAAGCAGGCCGGTTGTCCGGATAAATTGGTCGATTCGCTGCAGGTGCTGGAATGGAGTTTAATCGAGCAGGACTTGCTGTGGTTGGCGCAAACGGAAAACCATGTGGTGGTTTTCGACGACCCGGATTATCCGGATTTGCTGAAACAAATCGCCGATCCGCCCTTCGTTTTATACGTTAAAGGAGATCCCCGCTTACTGAATAGGCCACAGATTGCCATGGTGGGGAGCCGAAATCCCTCGGTTCTTGGGGCAAAAATGGCGCAGGAGTTTGCCGGAGCCTTAGTCGCAGCCGGATACGCGATTACCAGCGGCATGGCATTGGGTATAGATGCGGCGAGTCATGTTGCGGCGTTAAACAGCGGAGGAAAAACGTTAGCTGTGGTCGGCACGGGTTTGGACCGCGTGTATCCGGCTAGACACAGGCAGCTGGCGGTTGAGATAGCCGAGACAGGGGCTTTGATTTCGGAGTTTCCGTTAGGCAGCTCTGCTAAAGCCGGACATTTTCCGCGCCGCAATCGCATCATCAGCGGGATGTGTCAAGGTTTGCTGGTTGTGGAAGCCGCCGCCCAAAGCGGCTCCTTGATCACCGCCAGGCTAGCGCTGGAACAGAACCGGGAAGTCTTCGCAATTCCCGGCTCCATTTACAATCCCCTGGCAAAAGGCTGCAACGCGCTGATTCGGCAAGGCGCTAAATTGGTAGAGTCTGTGGACGACATCTTGGAGGAATTAGGGCAATACAATCAATTGCCTAGGTCTAGCGGCGCACAAATAAATCACACTATGCTTGACCTGGAGCAACAAAATCTATTGAATTTGATTCCGTACAGCCCGATAACAGTGGATGAACTGGTTCGAGCAAGCGGTAGCTCGGCGGAAAATGTATCTTCAATGCTGTTGGTTTTGGAGATGCAGGGCTATATTGCTGCCGCGGCTGGTGGTAGTTATTACCGTATTCAATAA
- the tig gene encoding trigger factor — MQVSVEKTSELNRKMTVSVSEDVFQEKLETRYRKLAKEVRVDGFRPGKVPTSMVKKLYAERVKQEVAGDLIQSTYYQALQQEALVPAGQPHITSSDDESGFRYVAEFEVYPEISLAAAEGLEIQRPQATVTDADIDKMIERLRQQRKAWNVVERESRDGDKVTIHFSGVSEGENFTNGKAENYVVEIGANQMIPGFEDELKGLSAGQSKTFSITFPEKYNSEKLAGKLAEFEIEMAKVEESVLPEIDAEFIKSYGVEEGDAGSFRNDVQANMERELAEGLKSKQKSAVLDALYEKVQIALPNALIDQEIQNLIKPYADRAAKAGVKVEDLNLPTQMFEEQAKRRVALGLILGEIIRVNQIKVDAERVRAVIEEMAKSYERPEDVINWYYADNSRLNDVQQMVLEDQAVDWVVERARVTDLSVGFDDVMDRQQA, encoded by the coding sequence ATGCAAGTTTCTGTCGAGAAGACATCAGAGTTAAACCGAAAAATGACTGTCAGCGTGTCGGAGGACGTTTTCCAGGAAAAGCTGGAAACACGCTATAGAAAACTGGCCAAGGAAGTTAGAGTCGACGGGTTTCGTCCGGGTAAAGTGCCGACCAGTATGGTCAAAAAGCTGTATGCCGAGCGGGTAAAGCAGGAAGTTGCCGGTGACTTAATTCAATCGACTTATTATCAGGCTTTGCAACAAGAAGCGTTAGTGCCGGCCGGGCAGCCGCATATCACTTCGAGCGATGATGAAAGCGGTTTTCGATACGTAGCGGAATTCGAAGTCTATCCTGAGATCAGCTTGGCTGCGGCGGAAGGATTGGAAATTCAACGCCCGCAAGCTACGGTGACGGATGCGGACATAGACAAAATGATTGAAAGGCTGCGTCAGCAAAGAAAAGCCTGGAATGTGGTCGAGCGCGAATCCCGGGATGGCGACAAAGTGACGATTCACTTTTCCGGCGTTTCGGAAGGGGAAAACTTTACCAACGGTAAAGCCGAAAATTACGTCGTCGAAATTGGTGCCAACCAAATGATTCCGGGGTTCGAGGATGAATTAAAAGGCCTGAGTGCCGGCCAAAGTAAAACTTTTTCCATTACCTTTCCCGAAAAATACAACAGCGAGAAATTGGCTGGAAAATTAGCCGAATTTGAAATCGAAATGGCAAAGGTAGAAGAATCTGTTTTACCGGAAATCGACGCGGAATTTATCAAGTCATACGGAGTAGAAGAAGGCGATGCGGGGTCTTTTCGCAACGACGTGCAAGCCAATATGGAACGCGAGTTGGCGGAAGGGCTGAAGAGCAAACAAAAAAGCGCCGTTTTGGATGCATTGTACGAAAAAGTTCAAATTGCCTTGCCGAACGCTCTTATCGATCAGGAAATTCAGAATTTAATAAAACCGTACGCCGATAGAGCTGCGAAAGCGGGCGTTAAAGTGGAAGATTTGAATTTGCCTACCCAAATGTTTGAAGAACAAGCAAAACGTCGTGTGGCGCTGGGATTGATATTGGGTGAAATCATCCGTGTAAATCAAATCAAGGTGGATGCCGAGAGGGTACGCGCCGTCATTGAGGAGATGGCTAAAAGTTATGAGAGACCTGAAGATGTTATTAACTGGTATTATGCGGACAATAGCCGTTTAAACGATGTTCAGCAGATGGTTTTAGAGGATCAGGCTGTGGACTGGGTCGTCGAGCGTGCTAGAGTCACCGATCTAAGTGTCGGCTTTGATGATGTCATGGACAGACAACAAGCATAG
- the clpP gene encoding ATP-dependent Clp endopeptidase proteolytic subunit ClpP: MSNFEGLKQMAPQAAGGLVPIVVEQTARGERSFDIYSRLLKERVIFLVGQVEDYMANLVVAQLLFLESENPDKDIHLYINSPGGSVTAGMSIYDTMQFIKPDVSTMCIGQAASMGALLLAGGAAGKRYCLPHSRVMIHQPLGGFQGQASDIAIHAKEILSIRDKLNKILAHHTGQPLEKIQQDTDRDNFLSSEQAVEYGLVDKVLSSRNG, translated from the coding sequence ATGTCTAATTTTGAAGGTCTGAAACAAATGGCACCGCAAGCCGCCGGCGGCTTGGTGCCTATCGTGGTGGAGCAAACGGCCAGAGGCGAACGGTCGTTTGACATTTATTCGCGACTGTTAAAAGAGCGCGTTATCTTTTTAGTTGGTCAAGTGGAAGATTACATGGCCAATTTGGTAGTGGCGCAATTACTGTTTTTGGAATCGGAAAATCCGGATAAAGATATACATTTGTATATCAATTCGCCGGGCGGTTCGGTCACTGCCGGCATGTCGATTTACGACACCATGCAATTTATTAAGCCCGACGTGAGCACCATGTGCATCGGTCAGGCGGCCAGCATGGGGGCGTTGTTGTTGGCAGGCGGCGCAGCCGGTAAGCGTTACTGTCTGCCGCATTCAAGGGTCATGATTCATCAGCCGCTGGGCGGGTTTCAAGGTCAGGCTTCGGACATTGCCATTCACGCCAAAGAGATATTATCGATTCGCGATAAATTGAACAAAATCCTAGCCCATCATACCGGGCAGCCGTTGGAAAAAATTCAACAAGATACCGATAGGGATAACTTTTTGAGTTCCGAACAAGCGGTTGAATACGGTTTGGTGGACAAAGTGCTATCCAGTAGAAACGGTTAA
- a CDS encoding DUF494 family protein, with protein sequence MKEDIFDVLIYLFENYLDGDSESYPDTDVIANELLDAGFQQPDVSKAFDWLESLADIESLEPRAPSSFRIFSAQEQSVFDLECRSFLLFLEHTGILSAANREIAIDRAMALKEEGITLDKLKWLVLMVLLSQPGDSAAFSRMEDIVYDLIPTSLH encoded by the coding sequence ATGAAAGAAGATATATTTGATGTGTTGATTTATTTATTCGAAAACTATCTGGACGGGGATAGCGAGAGTTATCCCGATACGGACGTGATTGCCAACGAGCTATTGGATGCGGGGTTTCAGCAACCCGATGTCAGCAAGGCTTTTGATTGGCTCGAGTCCTTGGCTGACATTGAAAGTTTGGAGCCTAGAGCACCGTCTTCTTTTCGAATCTTTAGCGCACAAGAACAAAGCGTATTCGATCTGGAATGCCGTAGCTTTCTGTTGTTTTTGGAACATACGGGCATATTAAGCGCGGCTAATCGGGAAATTGCCATAGATAGGGCGATGGCCTTGAAAGAAGAAGGCATTACCCTGGACAAACTCAAATGGTTGGTATTGATGGTGCTTTTGAGTCAGCCTGGCGATAGCGCGGCGTTCTCCCGTATGGAAGATATCGTTTACGATTTAATACCAACTTCTTTGCATTGA
- the topA gene encoding type I DNA topoisomerase, translating into MTKSLVVVESPAKCKTIEKYLGKDFQVLASYGHVRDLIPKEGAVDPEHGFAMKYQVIDRNQRHLQEIGKALKAADTLYLATDPDREGEAISWHVFEYLKEKKLLKDKHVQRVVFHEITKKAVTEAIENPTELSTTLVNAQQARRALDYLVGFNLSPLLWKKIRRGLSAGRVQSPALRLIVEREMEIEAFKTREYWSHTADAVAQGQPFKAKLTHFNGEKLGQFSFTDEAKALDVKQALLEAGDGKLIVAKLEKKQRSKHPAPPFITSTLQQEAARKLGFTTKRTMMVAQQLYEGIDLGGETVGLISYMRTDSVNLADEAINDIRALIAEKYGSKNVPKEPRHFKTKSKNAQEAHEAIRPTSVQRLPEQVKDRLSAEQFKLYDLIWKRTVACQMLHATLNLVAVDLHCGSELNVFRATGSTVTHPGFMTVYLEGVDDSKDAADDQDRLLPPMEEGRPVDLLDIVAAQHFTEPPPRFSEASLVKALEEYGIGRPSTYATIISTLQNREYVTLENKRFFPTDVGRIVNKFLTEHFTKYVDYGFTADLEDELDAVARGEKDWVPLMNAFWQPFNQLIGEKDETVQRKDVTQEHIDEKCPECASPLSIRLGRNGRFIGCTNYPACSYTRNLGDDNPGVGAENEVVEGRVCPKCTSPLVIKSGRYGKFIGCSAYPKCKHIEPLEKPQDTEVECPQCGKGSILKRKARSGKIFYSCSEYPKCDYALWDAPIKESCPACQWPILTLKTTKRRGTEKVCPQKDCKYATPYEGDPADVDGPKVR; encoded by the coding sequence ATGACTAAAAGCTTGGTCGTTGTCGAATCTCCCGCCAAATGTAAGACGATAGAAAAATACCTGGGTAAAGATTTTCAGGTATTGGCATCCTACGGTCACGTCAGAGATTTAATCCCGAAAGAAGGCGCTGTCGATCCCGAGCATGGCTTTGCCATGAAATATCAGGTCATCGACAGAAATCAACGCCATTTGCAAGAAATCGGCAAAGCACTTAAAGCGGCCGATACTTTGTATCTCGCTACTGACCCAGACCGCGAAGGCGAGGCCATTTCCTGGCATGTGTTCGAGTATTTAAAAGAAAAAAAACTGCTTAAGGATAAACACGTACAGCGCGTCGTGTTTCACGAGATTACCAAGAAGGCGGTGACCGAAGCCATAGAAAACCCAACCGAGCTGTCTACCACCTTGGTGAATGCGCAACAAGCGCGCCGGGCTTTGGATTATTTGGTGGGGTTTAATTTATCGCCCTTGTTGTGGAAAAAAATTCGCCGCGGCTTATCGGCCGGGCGGGTGCAAAGTCCTGCGCTACGGCTTATCGTAGAACGGGAAATGGAAATCGAGGCGTTCAAGACTCGGGAATATTGGTCGCATACTGCGGACGCTGTTGCGCAAGGCCAGCCGTTTAAGGCCAAGCTGACTCATTTCAACGGAGAAAAGCTCGGTCAATTCAGTTTCACCGACGAAGCCAAAGCTTTGGACGTGAAGCAAGCCCTGCTTGAGGCTGGCGACGGAAAGCTGATCGTTGCCAAATTAGAAAAAAAGCAACGCAGCAAACATCCCGCTCCGCCGTTCATCACCTCTACCTTACAGCAGGAAGCCGCCCGTAAACTGGGCTTTACTACCAAGCGCACCATGATGGTTGCTCAGCAACTGTATGAAGGTATCGACTTGGGAGGCGAGACGGTCGGCCTGATTTCCTACATGCGGACCGATTCGGTCAATCTGGCCGACGAAGCCATCAACGATATTCGTGCGCTGATTGCCGAAAAATACGGGTCGAAAAACGTGCCTAAAGAGCCTAGGCACTTCAAAACTAAATCCAAAAATGCGCAAGAAGCGCATGAAGCGATTCGGCCGACTTCGGTCCAGCGTTTGCCTGAACAAGTAAAAGATCGCTTATCCGCCGAACAATTCAAATTGTACGATTTGATTTGGAAGCGCACGGTGGCCTGCCAAATGTTGCACGCTACGTTAAACCTGGTTGCGGTTGATTTGCATTGCGGCAGCGAATTGAACGTATTCAGAGCGACCGGTTCGACTGTGACCCATCCGGGATTCATGACCGTGTATCTGGAAGGGGTGGACGACAGCAAAGACGCGGCCGACGATCAAGACCGGTTGTTGCCGCCGATGGAGGAAGGCAGGCCGGTCGATTTACTGGATATTGTCGCAGCGCAACATTTCACCGAACCGCCACCGCGTTTTAGCGAAGCAAGTTTGGTAAAAGCCCTGGAAGAATACGGTATCGGTCGGCCGTCGACCTATGCGACGATTATCTCGACTTTGCAAAACAGAGAATACGTCACTCTGGAAAACAAACGGTTTTTCCCGACCGATGTCGGTAGGATTGTTAACAAGTTTTTGACCGAACATTTCACTAAATATGTCGACTACGGATTTACTGCCGATTTAGAAGACGAATTGGACGCCGTGGCGCGGGGCGAAAAGGATTGGGTGCCGTTGATGAACGCATTTTGGCAGCCCTTTAATCAGTTGATCGGTGAAAAAGACGAGACCGTGCAACGCAAAGATGTTACGCAAGAACATATCGATGAAAAATGTCCGGAATGTGCTAGCCCATTATCGATAAGGTTAGGACGCAACGGGCGTTTTATCGGTTGTACTAATTATCCGGCCTGCTCTTACACGCGCAATTTAGGTGACGATAATCCCGGTGTCGGTGCGGAGAATGAGGTCGTCGAAGGCAGGGTATGTCCTAAATGTACCTCACCTTTAGTCATTAAGAGTGGACGTTACGGAAAATTCATAGGCTGTAGCGCTTACCCTAAATGCAAACATATCGAGCCCTTAGAGAAGCCGCAGGATACCGAAGTTGAATGCCCGCAATGCGGAAAGGGCTCGATTTTGAAACGCAAGGCCCGTAGCGGCAAGATATTTTATTCGTGCTCCGAATACCCGAAATGCGATTACGCATTATGGGACGCGCCCATCAAAGAAAGTTGTCCGGCCTGTCAATGGCCTATCCTCACCTTGAAAACCACGAAACGGCGCGGCACCGAAAAAGTGTGTCCGCAAAAGGATTGCAAATATGCGACACCGTACGAAGGTGATCCCGCCGACGTAGACGGGCCCAAGGTGAGGTGA